In Spirochaeta lutea, the sequence TTGGTCGACCAAAAAAAATACACCGTTATTAAGCTCGTTGATCAGAGGCTAGAAAAACTTGCACTTGGTATTCTCCAAGAACAGCGTGGGAATCTTCAGATATTAGCTCAGATCGAAGAGATAAACGGAATGCTCTTTGATCTTCTCCAGTGAAACATTGATTTTTATCAACAATCCTCTATAATCAAATTTACAGAAACCAAACCAGGAGAAGCGGATGGAAGAACGATGTGGTCCATGTGCTTCACTATCAGAGAATCAGCAAAAAGCAGTCAACTGTTGGCTTGCAAAGCTTGATCATACAAGTGAAGGGTTCGTATTGCGCCCCGAGGATGGGATAGAGTTTTCCCGGGGTGTTAGAATAGTTGTGCAAAGTAAATATGGTCTAGATATCGGTACGATTCTCGGCCCGGCTTACTGTGACCGAAACAACGAAGAATCCCTAACCTTTGTACGGATTGCTAGTGAACAGGATATTAAAGAGTATGAGTCTTTCCAAGAGAAAGAGGAGAATGCAGAAGAGGTATTTCGAAAGAAGGTTGAAGAACATAATCTAGAAATGAAGCTCGTCTCCGCGCATTATTTGTTGGGTGAGCATAAAATCTTATTCTTTTTTACCTCTGAACGGAGAGTTGATTTCAGGAATTTGGTGCGTGACCTCGTTGGTATTTTCCATGCGAGAATTGAACTTCGTCAGATTGGAGTCCGTGATGAGTCCAGGATGGTGGGGGGGCGCGGAGTGTGCGGGCGCTGTCTCTGCTGTAATCAGGTCTCGGATAATTTGCAGCCTGTATCTATCAAGATGGCAAAGATTCAAAGCTTGTCCCTCAACTCAACCAAAATTTCCGGCCCCTGTGGCAGATTGTTATGCTGTCTAGCCTACGAATACGATGTTTATCAAGAAGAGCGTCGAGGATTGCCGAATGAAGGGCAGTGGTTATACTCCGGGGAGTTTCGTTACCGAATAGGTGAGGTGAACATCCTTGCAAAACGATTACTCGTATTTAGCGGAGATGGAAGATGTATTTCTGTACCAACTTCGGAGGTGAAGTATGATACACAAAAGAGACAATGGATGAGCATCGGTTTATTGGAGTAGCATGAGGATGGTTACTCCTGAGATAGTCTGGAATATGCTGCAAACTACACCGATATGGCGGGGTTACCCTGGGGCGGCACCGGATCTGGCATACCAATGGGCAAGGGTACAACGCTTTTGCCCACTAGTTACTCCTTAAACTGTAGTTTATACAAATTACTGTATAGGCCTTTTTGGTTCAGAAGCGACTCATGCGTTCCTTCCTCGGCTATGGAGCCCTTGGCGAGAACAAGAATATGATCAGCATCCTTAATAGTTGATAGCCGGTGAGCGATGAGTATGCTGGTTCGGTTCTGCAAAAGGGAGTTCAGGGCCTGTTGGATGCGGAGTTCGGTCTCTGAATCAATGTTAGCAGTGGCTTCGTCTAGGATAATCACTCGTGGATCCTGAACCAGGATACGGCCGAATGCCAGGAGTTGCCGCTGACCGGTTGAGAGATTTGTTGCTCCTTCGCTGAGAACCGTGTCGAGTCCATGAGGGAGCCTTTCGATGAAATCCTTTGCTTGTACCGTCTCAAGGATGTTCCAGAGGGTCGCGTCGTCCACCGTATTTCCCAGTAGGAGATTATTTCTAATGGTATCGTTAAACAGGCTGATATCTTGCTGAATCGGCTGGATGGCTCTGCGTAGCGATGAAAGTTGGTAGTTTTGCAGAGGAACACCGTCAAGCCAGATTGTTCCGGAATCTATATCCCACATCCTGGTCATCAGGTTTGCAATGGTGGTTTTTCCCGCACCGGTGTGCCCCACCACTGCAATCCGTTGACCGGGGGATACGGAAAAGCTTAGGTTTTTCAGCACAGGTTCATCAGGCTTATAGGAGAAGCAGACGTTTTCGAAGCGTATTGCCCCCGCGATTCCTGAAGGGTTTATGGGTGTACCGGAGTCCTGAATCTCATCTTTTTGATCCAGGAAGCTGAATACCCGTTCTCCCCCGGATAACGCTGATTGAAGAATGGTGAATTTTTCTGACATATCCATCACGGGCTGGTAAAACCGGCCAACAAGATTAACAAAGGCGACTAATATTCCCAGGCTGACCATGCCGTTGAGAAATAGCAGCGCTCCAAAAAAGATGCTGGCACCAGTGGAGAGGGTTGAAAGAAAATCTACCGATGGACGGAATACTGAAAATACATACATCTCTGACAGGTTTGCACCAAGCAGGGAGTTGTTCTTTTTATTAAAGATTGACCGTGCCCATTGCTCCTGTACGAACGCGTGAATTACGGACATTCCGGCGATATGCTCCGATAAAAACCGGGTGACCTCGGAGACCCAATGTCGAACATTCCGGTAGGCGGATCGAGCCTTCCGACGAAAAAGTAGGGTTAATACCAGAACCGGTGGCAGAGTAGCAATTGTAATAAGGCCAAGCTCTCGGTCCATAAGGAGTAGGGTCGTAACAACCCCCACCATCAACGAAATATCCTTTAGCAGACTGGTCAGGACCGAGGTGAATAATTCATTGATCGTCTCGACATCATTGGTAACCCGGCTGACAAGAGTGCCCACAGGGATGGTTTGAAGTGCCCCCAGGCGTTGTTTAGTAACATGTGAAAAGAGCTGAATCCGGAGGTCTTTCATGACGTACTGCCCGGACTTTGCGGTAAAATAGACCTGCCCGAAGGTAAATAGTAAATTGATTACCAATAATCCCAATAACAGGAAGACCTTTGACCTCAGATTTATATGGTCCTGACGCCGTAATAGTGTTACAGCTTCTTCCGGAAGGGATTCCAATGCTTCAAGCAAGATTCCACGGTTATCTGAGACGGTTCCAATTGTTTGTAACCCATACAGCTCTATTATTTCCTCGGTTTCCTCGGATAATGTAATAGGAATTACCTGCCGCAGAATTTGGTCGCCATCTGAGAGGTCTGGGGCCAGAGAAAAATCACCCCAACCGGCCAGTAATTCTACATCTTTTCTGGGTATAAGGATGTGGGACCCTAGATTGTACATTTTCTGTTGAGAAGTACGACCGGCATTCTCTATTTTTCTAAGAATATCTTCGGCATTTCTTTCACTGGGTACCGTAAGAGCATCGTATTGTGGATATAAATCCTCATCAATAGCGGACTGAAGGAGGACCGGGATAAACAGTTCCGCCACGGTCGCGATGATCAATGAAACAAGAGCTAGAGTAGCTATCTTCCAGTAGGGCCTAAGATAGGATAGTAGTCGGGTAAAGAGAGCGGAATCCTTCATAGCTGAGCCTCGGTATCATCTTCTGACTGCTGGAGATTATAAATATCTCGATAGTAACAATCCTTCCTGAGGAGTTCAGCATGTGACCCCTGGTGAGTAATGGTACCCTGCTCAAGCACGATGATTGTATCGCTGAGGCGCAAGGCGTTTACACGATGACTGATCATAATGGTTGTTTTTCCTCTGCGGATAGCCATTATGTGGGAAAGAATATGTTCTTCTGTCTGGGCGTCTACCGCACTGAGGCTATCATCTAGTATGAGGATGTCGGGGTTGCTCATGAGCCCTCGGGCTATGGCTATGCGTTGTTTTTGCCCCCCGGAGACGGAAATGCCGCGTTCACCGATTTGGGTTTCAATACCCTCCGGAAACTGGTCAAGATCCTGTTGAAGCCCGGAGATCGCTATGATCTTATTGATATGCTCTTCACTCACCGAACCACGTTCTTCACCCAGGGAAAAGAGTATATTATTGCGAATGCTATCTGAGAATAAAAAACTATCCTGGGAAACATACCCAAAGCGTTTTCGGAGGGAGCGGGGCTCAACATTGCCGTAAGGAGTCGAATCTATCGTAATCTCGCCATCACATGGTTCTACCAATCTGAGAAGCAGGCGGATGAGGGTGGTCTTTCCAGATCCTGTCGGTCCGAGAACCCCGAGGGTTTCACCAGCGTTAATCGACACTGAAATATCCGAGAGTACCCGCGTCTCGTTGTACTCTGCACAGACCTTGGACAACACCATGCTCTGGGAAAATGGTTTGCATTCGTCAAGCAATCCCTCATCGGTTGTGAACTCGGGGGCTGCATTCATGATTTCTTGCACTCGTATGAGGCTTGTCTTCCCCCTTTGAAGAAGATTAACGGTAAAACCAGCCCCTAACATCGGCCAGATGAGCATCTGAAGGTAATTCAGGGTGGCGACAAATTCTCCTGGTGACAGGGAGCCGGAAATCACCTTTCCTCCACCTACCCAAAGGAGGATGAGGGTAGTTAACCCGGATAAAAATGTTACCAAGGGGAATAAGAATCCCCATACCTGAATAAGACGGAGATTCTGAATCTGGTATTGATCGTTTGCATCGGCAAATCGTTTTATAAAGTACTGCTCTTTTACAAAGCCTTGAATCAGCTTGAGGTTTGCAAAGGTCTCCTGACTTTGACCGCTTAGTCGAGAAAAACTCTCTTGTACTGCTCTGAATAGAG encodes:
- a CDS encoding ABC transporter ATP-binding protein, with the protein product MKDSALFTRLLSYLRPYWKIATLALVSLIIATVAELFIPVLLQSAIDEDLYPQYDALTVPSERNAEDILRKIENAGRTSQQKMYNLGSHILIPRKDVELLAGWGDFSLAPDLSDGDQILRQVIPITLSEETEEIIELYGLQTIGTVSDNRGILLEALESLPEEAVTLLRRQDHINLRSKVFLLLGLLVINLLFTFGQVYFTAKSGQYVMKDLRIQLFSHVTKQRLGALQTIPVGTLVSRVTNDVETINELFTSVLTSLLKDISLMVGVVTTLLLMDRELGLITIATLPPVLVLTLLFRRKARSAYRNVRHWVSEVTRFLSEHIAGMSVIHAFVQEQWARSIFNKKNNSLLGANLSEMYVFSVFRPSVDFLSTLSTGASIFFGALLFLNGMVSLGILVAFVNLVGRFYQPVMDMSEKFTILQSALSGGERVFSFLDQKDEIQDSGTPINPSGIAGAIRFENVCFSYKPDEPVLKNLSFSVSPGQRIAVVGHTGAGKTTIANLMTRMWDIDSGTIWLDGVPLQNYQLSSLRRAIQPIQQDISLFNDTIRNNLLLGNTVDDATLWNILETVQAKDFIERLPHGLDTVLSEGATNLSTGQRQLLAFGRILVQDPRVIILDEATANIDSETELRIQQALNSLLQNRTSILIAHRLSTIKDADHILVLAKGSIAEEGTHESLLNQKGLYSNLYKLQFKE
- a CDS encoding ABC transporter ATP-binding protein — its product is MLKTYSALAPYLKRHRLSYLFGLISLIITSGGQLFIPQYIKRMVDTIAQGSFSPADLMRPLVFMVLLALVIGIGRFGWRFWLHGAARRIETELRADLFSHMTLLGDSYYQNHNTGDLMARGTHDLHQIRMATSMGLVAFFDGVFMTIAILVIMLEQNSELALFTIIPLPFITVLVLGLGKAIGSLFRAVQESFSRLSGQSQETFANLKLIQGFVKEQYFIKRFADANDQYQIQNLRLIQVWGFLFPLVTFLSGLTTLILLWVGGGKVISGSLSPGEFVATLNYLQMLIWPMLGAGFTVNLLQRGKTSLIRVQEIMNAAPEFTTDEGLLDECKPFSQSMVLSKVCAEYNETRVLSDISVSINAGETLGVLGPTGSGKTTLIRLLLRLVEPCDGEITIDSTPYGNVEPRSLRKRFGYVSQDSFLFSDSIRNNILFSLGEERGSVSEEHINKIIAISGLQQDLDQFPEGIETQIGERGISVSGGQKQRIAIARGLMSNPDILILDDSLSAVDAQTEEHILSHIMAIRRGKTTIMISHRVNALRLSDTIIVLEQGTITHQGSHAELLRKDCYYRDIYNLQQSEDDTEAQL
- a CDS encoding PSP1 domain-containing protein, giving the protein MEERCGPCASLSENQQKAVNCWLAKLDHTSEGFVLRPEDGIEFSRGVRIVVQSKYGLDIGTILGPAYCDRNNEESLTFVRIASEQDIKEYESFQEKEENAEEVFRKKVEEHNLEMKLVSAHYLLGEHKILFFFTSERRVDFRNLVRDLVGIFHARIELRQIGVRDESRMVGGRGVCGRCLCCNQVSDNLQPVSIKMAKIQSLSLNSTKISGPCGRLLCCLAYEYDVYQEERRGLPNEGQWLYSGEFRYRIGEVNILAKRLLVFSGDGRCISVPTSEVKYDTQKRQWMSIGLLE